In the Oryza glaberrima chromosome 6, OglaRS2, whole genome shotgun sequence genome, one interval contains:
- the LOC127775877 gene encoding myb family transcription factor IPN2-like isoform X2: MFPSSPSPSPSSSKKQQQLSGGVGVGGAAAAASSNDRPPLCVQGDSGLVLTTDPKPRLRWTVELHDRFVDAVTQLGGPDKATPKTIMRVMGVKGLTLYHLKSHLQKFRLGKQHKDFNDHSVKDAMDMQRNAASSSGIMGRSMNDVHVNEALRMKMEVQRRFHEQLEVQKHLQMRVEAQGKYMQTILEKAYQAISSSGDCATWHAGYKSLGSQAVLDIGSSMSFPSLQDDLQLYGGSHLDHLHQQHEQMEIRPSIDTFLAFNYSSSTGKSPMVWPGADDGGGEPAKISGDHQLQMTAPATTTMMMEAITMSGGDSMGSKGFEGQMSSKLDMRSPPPQQTVLPVGSERMSSPIVGAKARNISYG; this comes from the exons ATGttcccttcttctccttctccttctccttcctcctccaagaagcagcagcagctcagtggcggcgtcggcgtcggcggcgccgcggcggcggcgagctcgaatGATCGGCCGCCGTTGTGCGTCCAGGGTGACTCCGGCCTCGTCCTCACCACCGACCCCAAGCCACGCCTCCGCTGGACCGTCGAGCTCCATGACCGCTTCGTCGACGCCGTCACCCAGCTCGGAGGCCCGGACA AGGCGACTCCAAAGACGATCATGAGGGTTATGGGAGTCAAGGGACTCACACTTTACCATCTCAAGAGCCATCTTCAG AAATTCAGACTTGGGAAGCAGCACAAGGATTTCAACGACCACTCGGTTAAGGATG CAATGGACATGCAACGGAATGCAGCGTCTTCTTCGGGCATCATGGGAAGAAGCATGAATGa CGTGCATGTGAATGAGGCACTAAGGATGAAGATGGAAGTTCAGAGAAGATTCCATGAACAATTAGAG GTGCAAAAGCACCTTCAGATGAGGGTTGAGGCCCAGGGGAAATACATGCAGACCATCCTGGAGAAAGCATACCAAGCCATCTCGTCCTCAGGAGATTGCGCCACGTGGCACGCAGGATACAAATCTCTAGGCAGCCAAGCTGTCCTTGACATTGGCAGCTCCATGAGCTTCCCTTCTCTGCAAGATGATCTGCAGTTGTATGGAGGAAGCCATCTAGATCACCTGCATCAGCAGCATGAGCAGATGGAGATCAGGCCATCAATTGATACCTTCTTGGCATTCAATTACAGCTCCAGTACTGGGAAGAGCCCAATGGTGTggcccggcgccgacgacggcggcggcgagccggcgaagATCTCCGGCGATCATCAGCTCCAgatgacggcgccggcgacgacgacgatgatgatggaggcCATCACCATGTCAGGAGGAGACTCCATGGGCAGTAAGGGGTTTGAGGGTCAGATGAGCTCTAAGCTTGACATGAGATCACCACCTCCACAGCAAACAGTGCTACCTGTAGGAAGTGAGAGGATGAGTAGTCCAATTGTTGGAGCCAAGGCTAGGAACATCTCCTATGGGTAA
- the LOC127775877 gene encoding myb family transcription factor IPN2-like isoform X1: MFPSSPSPSPSSSKKQQQLSGGVGVGGAAAAASSNDRPPLCVQGDSGLVLTTDPKPRLRWTVELHDRFVDAVTQLGGPDKATPKTIMRVMGVKGLTLYHLKSHLQKFRLGKQHKDFNDHSVKDAMDMQRNAASSSGIMGRSMNDRSVHVNEALRMKMEVQRRFHEQLEVQKHLQMRVEAQGKYMQTILEKAYQAISSSGDCATWHAGYKSLGSQAVLDIGSSMSFPSLQDDLQLYGGSHLDHLHQQHEQMEIRPSIDTFLAFNYSSSTGKSPMVWPGADDGGGEPAKISGDHQLQMTAPATTTMMMEAITMSGGDSMGSKGFEGQMSSKLDMRSPPPQQTVLPVGSERMSSPIVGAKARNISYG; this comes from the exons ATGttcccttcttctccttctccttctccttcctcctccaagaagcagcagcagctcagtggcggcgtcggcgtcggcggcgccgcggcggcggcgagctcgaatGATCGGCCGCCGTTGTGCGTCCAGGGTGACTCCGGCCTCGTCCTCACCACCGACCCCAAGCCACGCCTCCGCTGGACCGTCGAGCTCCATGACCGCTTCGTCGACGCCGTCACCCAGCTCGGAGGCCCGGACA AGGCGACTCCAAAGACGATCATGAGGGTTATGGGAGTCAAGGGACTCACACTTTACCATCTCAAGAGCCATCTTCAG AAATTCAGACTTGGGAAGCAGCACAAGGATTTCAACGACCACTCGGTTAAGGATG CAATGGACATGCAACGGAATGCAGCGTCTTCTTCGGGCATCATGGGAAGAAGCATGAATGa CCGCAGCGTGCATGTGAATGAGGCACTAAGGATGAAGATGGAAGTTCAGAGAAGATTCCATGAACAATTAGAG GTGCAAAAGCACCTTCAGATGAGGGTTGAGGCCCAGGGGAAATACATGCAGACCATCCTGGAGAAAGCATACCAAGCCATCTCGTCCTCAGGAGATTGCGCCACGTGGCACGCAGGATACAAATCTCTAGGCAGCCAAGCTGTCCTTGACATTGGCAGCTCCATGAGCTTCCCTTCTCTGCAAGATGATCTGCAGTTGTATGGAGGAAGCCATCTAGATCACCTGCATCAGCAGCATGAGCAGATGGAGATCAGGCCATCAATTGATACCTTCTTGGCATTCAATTACAGCTCCAGTACTGGGAAGAGCCCAATGGTGTggcccggcgccgacgacggcggcggcgagccggcgaagATCTCCGGCGATCATCAGCTCCAgatgacggcgccggcgacgacgacgatgatgatggaggcCATCACCATGTCAGGAGGAGACTCCATGGGCAGTAAGGGGTTTGAGGGTCAGATGAGCTCTAAGCTTGACATGAGATCACCACCTCCACAGCAAACAGTGCTACCTGTAGGAAGTGAGAGGATGAGTAGTCCAATTGTTGGAGCCAAGGCTAGGAACATCTCCTATGGGTAA